In the genome of Ensifer adhaerens, one region contains:
- a CDS encoding Acetyltransferase (GNAT) domain-containing protein codes for MIDPAFPHQAASSTTSAEMSEEFVRETHKIEIGRPGRALYFYDAHAGFELQSELDYLSNRVVEANVFFAGQFLAPALPRLEERRVRLAILRDVEGRKRARFLMPFSVERPGLGIGSPIIRVWANHFAPLGTPLIDAEGAAESIDNVLEALGNPGAALPQVLVIPDLKLNRPAAQLIRAIAMSRNLPLATTDERERPMLESLLDGEAYLSETISSKHNHEMRRQWRKLSERGNVSYNVARQPRDVTRRMEEFLLLEARGWKGKEKTALTMDRLRSAFAREAVYNLAQADKVRIHTIDLNDQAIASLIVFLSGGEAYTWKTAYNETYADCSPGKILMSKVTEWHLDDANIVRTDSLAVPDHPVMSRLWREREKMATLIVGLQPNRDRDVRQIASQLHLYQNTRNVARKLRDRIMSLRGRG; via the coding sequence ATGATCGATCCCGCCTTTCCGCACCAGGCTGCATCGAGCACCACATCTGCAGAGATGTCGGAGGAATTCGTTCGCGAAACCCACAAGATCGAAATCGGGCGACCCGGTCGCGCCCTTTACTTCTACGACGCCCATGCCGGATTTGAGTTGCAGAGCGAACTCGACTACCTGTCAAATCGGGTCGTGGAAGCCAATGTCTTCTTTGCCGGACAATTTCTTGCCCCGGCCCTGCCTCGCCTCGAGGAGCGTCGGGTTCGTCTGGCCATCCTGCGTGACGTCGAGGGCCGAAAGCGGGCCCGTTTCCTCATGCCCTTCTCGGTCGAACGTCCCGGCCTCGGGATCGGGTCACCGATCATCCGCGTCTGGGCCAATCATTTTGCGCCGCTCGGCACCCCGCTGATCGATGCTGAAGGCGCGGCAGAAAGCATCGACAACGTGCTGGAGGCCCTTGGCAACCCCGGCGCCGCCCTGCCGCAGGTCCTGGTCATCCCGGACCTCAAGCTCAACCGGCCCGCCGCTCAACTCATCCGCGCCATCGCCATGAGCCGGAACCTGCCGCTCGCCACGACCGACGAGAGAGAGCGACCCATGCTGGAAAGTCTCCTCGACGGCGAGGCCTATTTGAGCGAGACGATTTCTTCCAAGCATAATCACGAGATGCGTCGCCAGTGGCGCAAACTGTCCGAAAGGGGCAATGTCAGCTACAATGTCGCCCGCCAGCCGCGCGACGTGACGAGGAGGATGGAAGAATTCCTGCTGCTCGAAGCCCGCGGCTGGAAAGGCAAGGAAAAGACCGCCCTTACCATGGATCGGCTGCGTTCGGCCTTTGCACGTGAAGCAGTCTACAATCTCGCGCAGGCCGACAAGGTGCGCATCCACACGATCGATCTCAATGACCAGGCGATCGCCTCGCTGATCGTTTTCTTGAGCGGGGGTGAGGCCTACACCTGGAAAACGGCCTATAACGAGACCTATGCTGACTGTTCGCCGGGTAAGATCCTCATGTCGAAGGTCACGGAATGGCATCTTGATGACGCCAACATCGTTCGCACCGATTCGCTGGCCGTCCCCGACCACCCGGTCATGAGCAGGCTTTGGCGCGAACGCGAAAAGATGGCGACGCTGATCGTCGGGCTGCAGCCGAACCGCGATCGCGACGTTCGTCAGATCGCTAGCCAGCTTCACCTCTACCAGAACACGCGCAATGTCGCACGCAAGCTGCGCGACCGCATCATGTCGCTGCGCGGGCGGGGCTGA
- a CDS encoding Membrane protein involved in the export of O-antigen and teichoic acid → MSLQTRWIMTTFEDLDKTPDAHGQARLRQIVAMLIVVLKGGDAQARAQRMALAAFAIRVVSAAIAFISQIILARLMGNFEYGLFTFVWVMTILIGNLSCLGFHTTIIRFLPEYREVGAHAEILGLTSTARLFAMSVATVIGAAGLIALHLLGDRIQSYYVMPLFLGVFALPMVALGDVQEGTGRANSWPIAALMPTYIIRPLLILMFMGIAVGSGHPPTAHTAMIAALAAVYLTSVGQFIFVITRIGRHYPSDSRTIDFGNWFRVAVPIFFIEGFLYLLTNSDVVIVGFYLNPADVAIYFAAAKTMSLVHFVFFSVKAAASARFSTLWAAGDKDGLAHFAHQTARWSFWPSVAIGLFVLLVGKLLLSLFGHAFVAGYPLLAVLLVGILAKASIGPGEALLAMVGEQRRCVAIYVTALAVNLGLNMTLIPLYGLYGVAISTSGAMIFEALALHITIRRRLGISLSAFAFNAAKSVNRGQP, encoded by the coding sequence ATGAGCCTCCAGACAAGATGGATCATGACGACGTTCGAAGATTTGGACAAGACGCCGGATGCGCACGGACAGGCGCGTTTGCGGCAAATCGTGGCAATGCTGATCGTCGTCCTCAAGGGCGGCGATGCGCAGGCTCGTGCCCAGCGCATGGCCTTGGCGGCTTTTGCCATCCGCGTGGTCAGCGCGGCCATTGCCTTCATATCCCAGATCATCCTCGCCCGACTGATGGGCAACTTCGAATATGGCCTCTTCACCTTTGTCTGGGTGATGACGATCCTGATCGGCAACCTCTCCTGTCTCGGCTTTCACACGACGATCATCCGCTTCCTGCCGGAATATCGTGAAGTCGGCGCGCATGCCGAAATCCTCGGCCTGACCTCGACAGCCCGCCTCTTCGCCATGTCGGTGGCAACGGTGATCGGCGCAGCCGGATTGATCGCCCTGCATCTGCTCGGGGACCGGATTCAGTCCTATTACGTCATGCCGCTTTTTCTAGGTGTTTTCGCGCTGCCCATGGTGGCGCTCGGCGATGTGCAGGAGGGCACCGGCCGCGCCAACAGCTGGCCGATCGCCGCGCTGATGCCGACCTATATCATCCGTCCTTTGCTGATCCTGATGTTCATGGGGATCGCGGTCGGATCGGGTCATCCGCCAACCGCCCATACGGCCATGATTGCTGCACTGGCGGCCGTCTATCTGACGTCGGTCGGCCAGTTCATCTTCGTCATCACCCGTATCGGAAGGCACTACCCCTCCGACAGCAGAACCATCGATTTCGGCAACTGGTTCAGGGTCGCCGTTCCGATCTTCTTCATCGAGGGCTTTCTCTACCTGCTGACCAACTCGGATGTCGTCATCGTCGGTTTCTACCTGAACCCTGCCGACGTCGCGATCTATTTCGCTGCCGCCAAGACAATGTCGCTCGTCCACTTCGTCTTCTTCTCCGTCAAGGCCGCCGCCAGCGCCCGTTTCTCGACCCTCTGGGCCGCCGGCGACAAGGACGGCCTGGCGCATTTTGCGCATCAGACAGCCCGGTGGAGCTTCTGGCCATCGGTGGCCATCGGCCTGTTCGTCCTTCTTGTCGGCAAGCTGCTTCTGTCCCTGTTTGGCCATGCCTTTGTCGCTGGCTATCCGCTTCTCGCGGTTCTGCTCGTCGGAATTCTGGCCAAGGCGTCCATCGGCCCCGGCGAGGCTCTGCTCGCCATGGTCGGCGAACAACGGCGCTGCGTGGCCATCTATGTCACAGCGCTGGCGGTCAATCTGGGGCTGAACATGACTCTGATCCCGCTCTATGGGCTTTACGGTGTCGCCATCTCAACGTCGGGCGCCATGATATTCGAGGCCTTGGCCCTTCACATCACGATCCGCCGCAGATTGGGCATCTCGCTCTCCGCCTTTGCCTTCAACGCGGCCAAATCAGTCAATCGAGGTCAGCCATGA
- a CDS encoding CDP-glucose 4,6-dehydratase, with the protein MVDGSASKKTILLTGATGFLGGWLVSSFLERGDRVVAALNPGSSIRKNDLAQYYMRSLDRRCEEARVDLLDPQEVEELVDRVGPDVIIHLAAVGDVTLAAQNPALTFEVSARSTLNLLDALRRSSPQTLFISHTTDKVYSGNAIPFTEDMPLMPTHIYEVAKVAQEHLTATYAKQYGLKTVTVRCGNYFGGYDFNFNRIIPFTIKQLLEGQAVTLRSSGRFTRDFLYIEDAVLVNHLLIEQFSRASDGFGEAFNFSLEANLTMLELISRIGSLMNVEPEIVINDTARSEIPDMQLSCAKARDVLGWKPAFDFDEGLRKTIAAYRDYLKS; encoded by the coding sequence ATGGTTGACGGCTCGGCAAGCAAGAAGACGATCCTCCTGACGGGAGCCACCGGCTTTCTTGGCGGCTGGCTTGTTTCGTCGTTTCTGGAGAGGGGCGACCGTGTCGTTGCCGCTCTCAATCCCGGCAGCTCCATCCGGAAAAATGATCTGGCGCAATATTACATGCGCAGTCTCGACAGGCGGTGCGAGGAGGCGCGCGTCGATCTCCTTGATCCTCAGGAGGTCGAGGAACTTGTAGATCGGGTTGGGCCGGATGTAATCATCCATCTGGCGGCGGTGGGCGATGTCACGCTGGCCGCGCAGAACCCAGCGCTGACATTCGAGGTGAGCGCGCGCTCGACCCTTAACCTTCTGGATGCGCTTCGCCGTTCAAGCCCGCAGACGCTGTTCATCTCGCATACGACCGACAAGGTCTATTCCGGCAATGCGATCCCCTTTACGGAAGATATGCCGCTGATGCCGACGCATATCTACGAGGTGGCGAAGGTGGCGCAGGAACACCTGACAGCGACCTATGCGAAGCAGTATGGATTGAAGACCGTGACGGTGCGCTGCGGCAATTATTTCGGCGGCTACGATTTCAACTTCAACCGTATCATTCCGTTCACGATCAAACAGTTGCTGGAAGGTCAGGCGGTTACGCTGCGCTCCAGCGGGCGCTTCACGCGTGACTTCCTTTACATCGAGGATGCCGTTCTGGTGAACCATCTGCTGATCGAGCAATTTAGCCGCGCTTCAGACGGCTTTGGCGAGGCGTTCAACTTCTCGCTGGAGGCCAATTTGACCATGCTGGAGCTGATTTCCCGCATCGGTTCGCTGATGAACGTGGAGCCGGAAATTGTCATCAACGACACCGCGAGATCGGAGATTCCGGATATGCAGCTTTCCTGCGCCAAGGCGCGGGATGTCCTTGGCTGGAAACCTGCCTTTGACTTCGATGAGGGCTTGCGAAAGACGATTGCGGCTTACAGGGACTATCTGAAATCCTGA
- a CDS encoding preprotein translocase subunit SecA: MVSLGGIARKLFGSSNDRRIKSYRPDVAAVGALEDSMKALSDAELAAKTAEFKAQLAEGKTTDDLVVPAFAVVREAARRSLGMRPFDVQLMGGMILNDGAIAEMKTGEGKTLVATLAVYLNALAGKGVHVVTVNDYLASRDAQQMSKLYGFLGLSTGVIVHGLDDEQRKAAYACDITYATNNELGFDYLRDNMKFERGQMVQRGHYYAIVDEVDSILVDEARTPLIISGPLDDRSDLYNTIDAFIPMLSEGDYEIDEKQRSANFSEVGTEKLENLLRQAGLLKGESLYDIENVAIVHHINNALKAHKLFTRDKDYIVRNGEIVIIDEFTGRMMPGRRYSEGQHQALEAKEKVQIQPENQTLASITFQNYFRMYDKLAGMTGTASTEAEEFADIYNLSVIEVPTNLPIKRIDEDDEVYRTAEEKYQAIITEIKASHEKGQPVLVGTTSIEKSELLAELLRRAGFDKFAVLNARYHEQEAFIVAQAGVPGAVTIATNMAGRGTDIKLGGNAEMRIEQELGDLPEGPEREAAIKAIEAEVQVLKEKALAAGGLYVLATERHESRRIDNQLRGRSGRQGDPGRSKFYLSLQDDLMRIFGSERMDGMLQKLGLKDGEAIVHPWINKALERAQKKVEARNFDIRKNLLKYDDVLNDQRKVIFEQRIEMMDSEDLSEIMTDMRHEAIDMIVEKHIPERAYAEQWDAAGLKASIAEILNLDVPVEEWISEEGIAEDDVRQRLIELSDKAAAEKAERFGPEITTYVQRSILLQTLDGLWREHIVNLDHLRSVVGFRGYAQRDPLQEYKSEAFELFQTLLTNMRQVVTSNMSRVEIVQEQQQELPPMQAHHIDGTTGEDEFSAVQALMAAAPDTERDPNQPSTWGYVGRNEPCPCGSGKKYKHCHGALNA, translated from the coding sequence ATGGTCAGCCTTGGCGGCATCGCCCGCAAACTTTTCGGCTCCTCAAACGATCGCCGCATCAAGTCCTATCGTCCGGACGTCGCCGCCGTTGGCGCCCTGGAAGACAGCATGAAAGCCTTGAGCGACGCTGAACTGGCCGCAAAGACAGCTGAATTCAAGGCGCAGCTCGCTGAAGGCAAGACCACGGACGATCTGGTTGTCCCCGCCTTCGCGGTGGTGCGCGAGGCGGCCCGTCGCTCGCTTGGCATGCGCCCCTTCGACGTACAGCTCATGGGCGGCATGATCCTTAACGACGGTGCCATCGCCGAAATGAAGACGGGTGAAGGCAAGACGCTTGTCGCGACGCTCGCCGTCTACCTCAATGCGCTCGCCGGCAAGGGCGTGCATGTGGTGACCGTCAACGACTATCTCGCCAGCCGCGACGCGCAGCAGATGAGCAAGCTTTACGGGTTCCTGGGACTTTCGACAGGCGTCATCGTTCACGGTCTGGACGACGAACAGCGCAAGGCGGCCTATGCCTGCGACATCACCTATGCGACCAACAACGAACTCGGCTTCGACTATCTGCGCGACAACATGAAGTTCGAACGCGGCCAGATGGTTCAGCGCGGCCATTACTACGCCATTGTCGACGAAGTGGACTCGATCCTCGTTGACGAAGCCCGCACGCCGCTGATCATTTCCGGTCCGCTCGACGACCGCTCCGATCTCTACAACACGATCGATGCCTTCATTCCGATGCTGTCGGAAGGCGACTATGAAATCGACGAGAAGCAGCGCTCCGCCAACTTCTCCGAAGTCGGCACGGAAAAGCTCGAAAACCTGCTGCGCCAGGCCGGCCTGCTCAAGGGCGAGAGCCTCTACGACATCGAGAATGTCGCGATCGTCCACCACATCAACAATGCGCTGAAGGCCCACAAGCTCTTCACCCGCGACAAGGACTACATCGTCCGCAACGGCGAAATCGTCATCATCGACGAATTCACCGGCCGCATGATGCCGGGCCGCCGCTATTCGGAAGGCCAGCACCAGGCGCTGGAAGCCAAGGAAAAGGTGCAGATCCAGCCCGAGAACCAGACGCTCGCCTCGATCACCTTCCAGAACTATTTCCGCATGTATGACAAGCTCGCCGGCATGACCGGTACGGCCTCGACGGAAGCGGAAGAATTCGCCGACATCTATAATCTCAGCGTCATCGAGGTTCCGACGAACCTGCCGATCAAGCGTATCGACGAGGATGACGAGGTCTATCGCACGGCGGAAGAGAAGTACCAGGCGATCATCACCGAGATCAAAGCCTCGCACGAGAAGGGCCAGCCCGTTCTCGTCGGCACGACCTCGATCGAGAAATCGGAACTGCTTGCAGAACTCCTGCGCCGCGCCGGTTTCGACAAGTTCGCGGTTCTGAACGCCCGCTACCACGAGCAGGAAGCCTTCATCGTCGCGCAGGCCGGTGTGCCGGGTGCCGTGACGATCGCCACCAACATGGCCGGCCGCGGCACCGACATCAAGCTCGGCGGCAACGCCGAGATGCGCATCGAGCAAGAACTCGGTGACCTGCCGGAAGGACCTGAGCGCGAGGCTGCCATCAAGGCCATCGAGGCCGAAGTGCAGGTACTGAAGGAAAAGGCGCTCGCCGCCGGCGGTCTCTACGTTCTGGCGACCGAACGTCACGAAAGCCGCCGCATCGACAACCAGTTGCGCGGCCGCTCCGGCCGTCAGGGCGACCCCGGCCGCTCGAAGTTCTACCTCTCGCTTCAGGATGACCTGATGCGCATCTTCGGCTCCGAGCGCATGGACGGCATGCTGCAGAAGCTGGGCCTCAAGGACGGCGAAGCCATCGTCCATCCCTGGATCAACAAGGCGCTGGAACGCGCCCAGAAGAAGGTCGAAGCCCGCAACTTCGACATCCGCAAGAATCTCCTCAAATATGACGACGTGCTGAACGACCAGCGCAAGGTCATCTTCGAACAGCGCATCGAAATGATGGATTCGGAAGACCTGTCGGAAATCATGACCGACATGCGCCACGAAGCCATCGACATGATCGTTGAGAAGCATATCCCCGAGCGCGCCTATGCCGAACAGTGGGATGCTGCGGGCTTGAAGGCGAGCATTGCCGAAATCCTCAACCTCGACGTTCCTGTCGAGGAATGGATCTCCGAGGAAGGCATTGCGGAGGACGACGTCCGCCAGCGTCTCATCGAGCTGTCCGACAAGGCCGCAGCCGAGAAGGCCGAGCGTTTCGGTCCGGAAATCACCACCTATGTCCAGCGCTCCATCCTGCTGCAGACGCTGGATGGTCTGTGGCGCGAGCATATCGTCAACCTCGACCACCTGCGCTCCGTTGTCGGTTTCCGCGGCTATGCCCAGCGCGATCCTTTGCAGGAATACAAGTCGGAAGCTTTCGAACTCTTCCAGACGCTGCTCACCAACATGCGCCAGGTCGTGACCAGCAACATGTCGCGCGTGGAAATCGTGCAGGAGCAGCAGCAGGAGCTGCCTCCTATGCAGGCGCACCACATCGATGGCACCACGGGTGAAGACGAATTCTCCGCCGTGCAGGCCCTCATGGCTGCCGCGCCCGACACCGAACGCGATCCGAACCAGCCCTCGACCTGGGGCTATGTCGGCCGCAACGAGCCCTGCCCCTGCGGTTCGGGCAAGAAGTACAAGCACTGCCACGGCGCGCTGAACGCCTGA
- a CDS encoding peptidyl-prolyl cis-trans isomerase C, translated as MFHRQKMLFAALVAAVGLSGAAYAADTDPVVAKVGDQEIHQSDIDLGIANLDPQLAQLPDDQKKLAALSAAIDVKAIAKVAEADGLDKTDDFKKRLEFLRERELHNAYFRKYVVNTVTDDEIKARYDAEIKKIPPQEEIHARHILVKTEDEAKAIIKELDAGKDFAELAKEKSSDPNKSEGGDLGYFGKGRMVKEFEDAAFALNKGEYTKTPVKTQFGYHVIKVEDKRMAPPPTIDQVKDQIRQLVMRDKYIALLAKAKEGAKIDIVDENLKKGYEEISKEQQPQQ; from the coding sequence ATGTTCCATCGCCAGAAAATGCTCTTCGCGGCACTCGTTGCCGCAGTCGGTCTGTCGGGTGCAGCTTATGCTGCCGACACCGACCCGGTCGTCGCCAAGGTTGGCGATCAGGAAATCCACCAGTCGGACATCGATCTCGGGATTGCCAATCTCGATCCGCAGCTCGCACAGCTTCCTGACGACCAGAAGAAGCTGGCCGCTCTTTCGGCCGCCATCGACGTGAAGGCCATTGCCAAGGTGGCCGAAGCCGATGGTCTGGACAAGACGGACGACTTCAAGAAGCGTCTCGAGTTCCTGCGCGAGCGCGAACTGCACAACGCCTATTTCCGCAAATACGTTGTCAACACGGTGACCGACGATGAGATCAAGGCGCGCTATGATGCCGAGATCAAGAAGATCCCGCCGCAGGAGGAAATCCACGCCCGCCACATTCTGGTGAAGACCGAAGACGAAGCCAAGGCGATCATCAAGGAGCTGGATGCCGGCAAGGATTTTGCTGAACTTGCCAAGGAAAAGTCCTCCGACCCGAATAAATCCGAAGGCGGCGATCTGGGTTATTTCGGCAAGGGTCGCATGGTCAAGGAATTCGAAGATGCAGCCTTTGCGCTGAACAAGGGCGAGTATACCAAGACGCCTGTGAAGACGCAGTTCGGCTATCATGTCATCAAGGTTGAGGACAAGCGGATGGCTCCGCCCCCGACGATTGATCAGGTGAAGGATCAGATCCGCCAACTGGTCATGCGCGACAAGTATATTGCGCTGCTTGCCAAGGCCAAGGAAGGCGCCAAGATCGACATCGTGGATGAGAACCTGAAGAAGGGCTACGAAGAGATCAGCAAGGAACAGCAGCCGCAGCAGTAA
- a CDS encoding glutamate N-acetyltransferase, protein MSTTVSPLAPKSVPAMPPLRGLRMATASAGIKYKGRTDVLMMIFDQPAAVAGVFTRSRCPSAPVDFCRQNLAGGVARAVVVNSGNANAFTGKKGREATALTAKSAAAAAGCRESEVFLASTGVIGEPLDATKFAGVLDTLAKDGTQDFWYEAAKAIMTTDTYPKVATRSADIAGVKVTINGIAKGAGMIAPDMATMLSFVATDADIAPAALQGLLSAGVGPSFNSVTVDSDTSTSDTLLLFATGAAAADGQPKIEAADDARLDGFKAALNDLLMDLALQVVRDGEGARKMVAVTVTGAESDAAAKRIALSIANSPLVKTAVAGEDANWGRVVMAVGKSGEMADRDRLAIWFGDVRVAVDGERDPDYSEAATTAVMEKEDIAIRADIGLGNGKATVYTCDLTKEYVAINGDYRS, encoded by the coding sequence ATGTCCACCACCGTCTCTCCGCTCGCTCCCAAATCCGTGCCCGCCATGCCGCCGCTTCGCGGCCTGCGCATGGCAACAGCCTCTGCCGGCATCAAGTACAAGGGCCGCACCGATGTGCTGATGATGATCTTTGACCAGCCCGCGGCCGTTGCCGGCGTTTTTACACGCTCGCGCTGCCCCTCCGCTCCGGTCGATTTCTGCCGGCAAAATCTCGCCGGGGGCGTTGCACGCGCCGTTGTCGTGAACTCTGGCAATGCCAATGCCTTCACGGGCAAGAAGGGCCGTGAAGCCACCGCGTTGACGGCAAAGTCCGCCGCCGCCGCCGCAGGATGCCGGGAAAGCGAGGTCTTTCTGGCTTCGACCGGCGTGATCGGAGAACCGCTGGACGCAACCAAGTTTGCCGGTGTGCTTGACACATTGGCAAAAGACGGCACGCAGGACTTCTGGTACGAAGCCGCCAAGGCGATCATGACCACGGACACTTATCCGAAGGTCGCGACCCGCTCTGCCGATATCGCCGGCGTCAAGGTCACGATCAATGGGATCGCGAAGGGTGCGGGCATGATCGCGCCCGACATGGCGACGATGCTGTCTTTCGTCGCCACCGATGCCGATATCGCGCCGGCGGCCCTTCAGGGCCTCTTGTCGGCCGGTGTCGGCCCGTCGTTCAACTCGGTGACCGTCGATAGCGACACGTCCACTTCCGATACGCTGCTTCTCTTCGCGACGGGCGCGGCAGCGGCCGATGGTCAGCCGAAAATCGAGGCGGCGGACGATGCGCGGCTTGATGGCTTCAAGGCTGCGCTGAACGATCTTCTCATGGATCTGGCGTTGCAGGTCGTCCGTGATGGCGAGGGTGCCCGCAAGATGGTGGCCGTCACCGTGACGGGCGCTGAAAGCGATGCGGCGGCCAAGCGCATTGCGCTTTCGATCGCCAATTCTCCGCTCGTCAAGACGGCCGTTGCCGGCGAGGACGCCAACTGGGGCCGTGTCGTCATGGCGGTCGGCAAGTCCGGCGAAATGGCAGATCGAGACAGGCTCGCAATCTGGTTCGGCGACGTTCGGGTCGCTGTGGATGGAGAACGCGATCCGGATTATTCCGAGGCGGCAACGACCGCCGTCATGGAAAAGGAAGACATCGCCATTCGCGCCGATATCGGTCTCGGAAACGGCAAGGCAACGGTTTACACCTGTGATCTCACCAAGGAATACGTCGCCATCAACGGCGATTATCGGAGCTGA
- a CDS encoding Acetyltransferase (GNAT) family protein — translation MASLPAVRRLEAAGFRAWPAETVEYEGSWQKRLTPGHASRRANCLVPLDPGDTRDIGERMARIAAWYADAGTGMVVKQTPLCPQPVTAWLSEHGWVSEGEVSVQTVALSDYAHVTSLDMIPSHDVPRFVDACVAVEGGTSRTPREVMERLFSALQPETGMFILGEKSTHPKAVALCVHDGDLAGLQQVAVLAGERRHGLGRQITVAALKWARLRGAATGWLQVETANAPALALYASLGFKECYRYRYWRKEKTE, via the coding sequence ATGGCGAGTCTTCCCGCCGTTCGGCGGCTTGAGGCGGCCGGGTTTCGCGCCTGGCCGGCTGAAACGGTCGAATATGAGGGAAGCTGGCAGAAGCGTCTGACGCCCGGACATGCGTCGCGCCGGGCCAATTGCCTCGTGCCGCTCGATCCCGGTGACACGCGCGATATTGGCGAGCGCATGGCGCGCATTGCGGCCTGGTATGCCGATGCCGGGACGGGCATGGTGGTGAAGCAGACACCGCTTTGCCCGCAGCCCGTCACCGCCTGGCTCTCCGAGCATGGCTGGGTCAGCGAAGGTGAAGTCTCCGTGCAGACGGTTGCGCTTTCCGACTACGCCCATGTGACAAGCCTCGACATGATCCCGAGCCACGACGTGCCCCGTTTCGTCGACGCCTGCGTTGCTGTCGAAGGTGGGACGAGCCGGACGCCGCGGGAGGTCATGGAGCGCCTGTTCAGCGCGCTGCAACCCGAAACGGGCATGTTCATCCTTGGCGAAAAGAGCACGCATCCCAAAGCCGTGGCGCTTTGCGTGCATGATGGCGACCTTGCCGGCCTGCAGCAGGTTGCGGTTCTGGCGGGCGAGCGTCGCCACGGGCTAGGAAGGCAGATCACTGTTGCCGCCCTCAAATGGGCGCGTCTGCGCGGCGCGGCTACAGGCTGGCTGCAGGTCGAGACGGCGAATGCGCCGGCGCTGGCGCTCTATGCGAGCCTCGGTTTCAAGGAATGCTATCGCTATCGATACTGGAGGAAGGAGAAGACAGAATGA
- a CDS encoding 8-oxo-dGTP diphosphatase, producing MNRPILLVAACALIDVDNRILLSKRPEGKALAGLWEFPGGKVEPGETPEETLVRELREELGIETKVPCLAPLTFASHTYETFHLLMPLYVCRRYEGIPRGAEGQEIKWVRASQLRDYPMPPADEPLIPFLQDLL from the coding sequence ATGAACCGTCCCATCCTTCTGGTTGCGGCCTGCGCGCTGATCGACGTCGACAATCGCATTCTTCTGTCAAAGCGGCCGGAGGGCAAGGCGCTGGCGGGGCTTTGGGAGTTTCCCGGGGGCAAAGTCGAGCCCGGGGAGACGCCGGAGGAAACACTGGTTCGCGAACTTCGCGAAGAGTTGGGCATAGAAACGAAGGTTCCGTGTCTGGCACCTCTGACCTTTGCCAGCCATACCTACGAAACCTTTCATCTCTTGATGCCGCTTTACGTCTGCCGACGTTACGAAGGCATTCCGCGTGGTGCCGAGGGTCAGGAGATAAAATGGGTTCGCGCTAGCCAGCTTCGCGATTATCCCATGCCTCCGGCCGACGAGCCTCTCATTCCGTTTCTTCAGGATCTTCTTTAA
- a CDS encoding pilus assembly protein Flp/PilA, with protein MLILRRLLKDRAGATAIEYGLIGVLLSIAIIAGVRQVGSAVGSTYNNVSSQALGDGTLGQP; from the coding sequence ATGCTGATCTTGCGTCGCTTGTTGAAGGACCGAGCTGGAGCGACCGCGATCGAGTATGGACTGATCGGCGTTCTGCTTTCGATTGCCATCATCGCCGGCGTCAGGCAGGTTGGATCGGCTGTCGGCTCCACTTACAACAACGTATCTTCCCAGGCTCTTGGCGACGGCACCCTTGGCCAGCCGTAA
- a CDS encoding comF family protein — protein MRHTLVSTGDQPMGEEESPAASALFHRLPMRLANALVNFLYPPVCAGCGRFAARDGAVCPICWQTIRFIERPYCEVMGTPFTHDLGPGILSAEAIAHPPVFDRLRAVAAHDGLCQKLVHRLKYNDRLDLAPLMARWMARAAGDLLLDADVIVPVPLHRTRLFMRRFNQSAELGRHLALQSAKTFNPVDLKRVKRTAHQVGLGERAREDNVRGAFAVNDAGRMAFAGRRVLLVDDVYTTGATVSAASRALRKAGARDITVVVFSMALPEPI, from the coding sequence ATGCGGCACACGCTTGTCTCTACAGGTGATCAGCCCATGGGTGAAGAGGAAAGTCCCGCAGCTTCAGCTTTGTTTCATCGTCTTCCGATGCGGCTGGCGAATGCGCTTGTCAATTTCCTCTATCCGCCGGTCTGCGCGGGCTGTGGCCGTTTCGCCGCGCGTGACGGGGCCGTCTGCCCGATCTGCTGGCAAACGATCCGCTTCATCGAGCGCCCGTATTGCGAGGTAATGGGAACGCCTTTCACCCATGATCTCGGGCCAGGCATTCTATCGGCCGAGGCAATTGCACATCCGCCCGTTTTCGACCGTCTTCGCGCCGTGGCCGCACATGACGGGCTCTGCCAGAAGCTGGTCCATCGGCTGAAATATAATGATCGGCTGGATCTCGCGCCTCTGATGGCGCGATGGATGGCGCGGGCGGCGGGTGACCTGCTGTTGGACGCCGATGTCATCGTGCCGGTCCCGCTGCACCGGACTCGGCTCTTCATGCGGCGGTTCAATCAGTCTGCGGAACTGGGGCGGCATCTCGCGCTCCAGTCGGCGAAAACGTTCAACCCGGTCGACTTGAAGCGCGTGAAGCGAACGGCGCATCAGGTTGGCCTCGGCGAGCGTGCGCGAGAAGACAATGTCCGTGGCGCCTTTGCCGTCAACGATGCCGGCAGGATGGCGTTTGCCGGTCGACGCGTTCTCCTGGTCGATGATGTCTATACGACCGGTGCAACAGTTTCTGCCGCGTCGCGTGCATTGCGCAAGGCCGGTGCCCGCGACATCACGGTCGTCGTCTTTTCAATGGCGCTTCCGGAGCCTATATAG